A genome region from Falco biarmicus isolate bFalBia1 chromosome 11, bFalBia1.pri, whole genome shotgun sequence includes the following:
- the TAL1 gene encoding LOW QUALITY PROTEIN: T-cell acute lymphocytic leukemia protein 1 (The sequence of the model RefSeq protein was modified relative to this genomic sequence to represent the inferred CDS: deleted 4 bases in 4 codons), translated as MKSKWTMDRPPAPPPPSDPRDARPPRRHDSEAETTSEPESSRGGMEAPADPQLLLNGASKEAGRPSPGPPAAPVPVIELVRRGGSLDIKSREAAGEAMQRAPGAEPCRAAEAACEARMVQLSPPALPLQPPGRAMLYNLGQPLATINSGFFGEPDTFSMYGSNRVKRRPSPYEMEITDGPHTKVVRRIFTNSRERWRQQNVNGAFAELRKLIPTHPPDKKLSKNEILRLAMKYINFLAKLLNDQEEEGNQRGKVNKDSGIVQEDLLQDMLSPNSSCGSSLDGAASPDSFTEEHETLDSKHTRSLHHAILPVEGNAQR; from the exons atgaaaagcaaatg GACGATGGACaggccgcccgcc ccgccgccccccagtGACCCCCGCGatgcccgccccccccggcggcACGACTCGGAAGCGGAGACCACGAGCGAGCCGGAGAGCAGCCGC GGGGGCATGGAGGCGCCGGCGgacccccagctgctgctcaacGGGGCGTCCAAGGAGGCGGGCCGG CCCtcccccgggccccccgccgcccccgtgCCCGTCATCGAGCTGGTGCGCCGGGGGGGCTCCCTGGACATAAAAAgccgggaggcggcgggggaggcGATGCAGAGAGCG CCGGGCGCCGAGCCGTGCCGCGCCGCTGAGGCCGCCTGCGAGGCCCGCATGGTGCAGCTGAGCCCCCCCGCGCTcccgctgcagccccccggcagGGCCATGCTCTACAACCTGGGCCAGCCGCTGGCCACCATCAACAG CGGGTTTTTCGGCGAGCCCGACACCTTCTCCATGTACGGCAGCAACCGGGTGAAGAGGAGACCCTCTCCCTACGAGATGGAGATCACCGACG GTCCTCATACGAAAGTGGTTCGTCGCATTTTTACCAATAGCCGGGAGAGGTGGAGACAGCAGAATGTCAACGGAGCCTTTGCAGAGCTTCGCAAGCTCATCCCCACCCACCCGCCTGACAAAAAACTGAGCAAGAATGAGATTTTGCGCCTGGCTATGAAATACATCAACTTCCTGGCCAAGCTGCTCAATGaccaggaggaagaaggaaaccAAAGGGGCAAAGTGAACAAAGACTCTGGGATAGTCCAGGAAGACCTCCTGCAGGACATGTTGTCTCCTAACTCTAGCTGTGGAAGTTCTTTAGACGGAGCGGCGAGCCCGGACAGCTTCACGGAAGAGCACGAAACACTAGATTCGAAGCACACGCGGAGCCTGCACCATGCCATTCTCCCCGTAGAAGGCAACGCGCAGCGGTGA